Sequence from the Gemmatimonadota bacterium genome:
CCGCTGGCGGAGCATCGACCGGGTGCGGCGTGCGCGCCGGGTGCTGGGCCAGCAGCGCTCGACGCAGCGGCACGTGCCGCGGGGCCGGGCGGATGACGCGCGCCTGGTCGCCGACATGGCCGAACTGGTGCAGCAGCGCCTCCGCCCGCCCGTCCACCGTCACCCGGCGACGCCCGTAGTCGATGGTGAGCGCGCCGAGCTCGAACGGTACCGCGCCGGCGCGGACCCGCAACGCCGCCCTGACCCGCCGCGGTGAGCTCGGTCGGCGCGAAAGGCTTGGCGACGTCGTCGGCAGCACCCGCCGCGAAGGCGCGTGCTGTGGTTTCGTCGCGACCGTAGCCCGAGATGAAGATGATCGGCAGGTCTGAGAGCTTGGGCACCTCGGCCATCAGCGCGATGCCGTCTCTTCCGGGCAGGGCGAGGTCGAGTGGAACGATCTCCGGTGCCTCCCTGCGGATTGGGCGGGCAAGGCCGCCCGGTTCACGCAAGTCGTCGACCGCGAGGATGCTGGTAGGCTCTGCCGGCAGGCGGTTCGGCGACGGCTGTCCGGGTGCGGCCAGTTGCGAGACTATGGGTCTACGCCGGAAAGCGTCCAGTCTTCGCAATCGACACCCTCGACGCGTTCGAACTCTCGACTGTTGGCGGTGGCCAGTATCAGATTCCGGGCGCGAGCCTGCCCGGCGATCAGCAACTCGTAAGGGCTGATCGGCAGTCCCGCCGCCGCAAGTTCGCTGCGCACCGCGCCTGCCGCACGTGCATCCC
This genomic interval carries:
- a CDS encoding PIN domain-containing protein — encoded protein: MALLDETSSPLRERIHRLAPSDIGLPAPVAYELYYGAYKSRHAARNLELLDRLEFEIVPFDAGDARAAGAVRSELAAAGLPISPYELLIAGQARARNLILATANSREFERVEGVDCEDWTLSGVDP